A window of the Streptomyces albireticuli genome harbors these coding sequences:
- a CDS encoding eCIS core domain-containing protein, producing MSGTRTHRQETARDAKDATGRQRGRKARAPKARRPEPKEIITGAGQPLDLGLRREMEERLGHDFERVRVHTDRDAAALTDLLGADAVTVGEDIFFAEGRFRPGTEDGRRLVAHELLHTVQAPHALGALRAGRDLGAVSLPRDPVEVQAEDGARSGRRPEVSRSATPGWLRYARVRADQFRTEQLDPATLVDRLAAGILRSLRGDPTDSSGRVRLQLAGFAPQLQDAVLERLALRLPSSDHQRVLELVQEAETSPEGKASGGAPESLGTADETLSDERRSEQDDQRAENERQERSQSEEREAGQRERQDPEEPRDAESERERRDRERPGDERAERERDRQREAEQERARDRETSDEDRQKEADPRQRPPAEDQDGSAAEGERARRSEQSQAQQAAPPAMAAVGAARPPGEPGAVAPVSRFAVVGAVRTAPAAGAKAGHEKVDENTVETVALDPAGPLAKHGLAKQDDCSEEPSREEEPLGMEPGARDEVPLPPVETGTAEEDEEPAQPEPQQAPAPAEETLSGDKQPASPDPDRTDWDGPGPAPAVPDPEPAETSPGDADAEAEADASPDAGERSTAEAPSQQRPEPEPGPRQADDELSDRGLEDTVPPAGSTCADPAARSALAAPEPAPEPAVAQAPEPEETGEGGEAPEAEEPLAASRTAGGGASLDAGPGAPAGGTPGGDGPEQVGTDPVGASGGLESEADADAGATASMPADASLEDGGGGCEGTPDAAPGAAMGGAAPRVGGGGGGGGAPAAPAKREPPAPDVSQAAPEAGLTTLAKLKPHQARSALGGVNRSVGRTVGRERSAVEDKPPRMRRPSGAPGTLHGPARVAAPGEYSKDAVGRVDAPQGRTPDVEGGTVPSGENPAEKVEEPGWFDVAMGILGKIASAFVSMDDLTESLSGMPTRDKSLNTTVGKASKVPVTEDADPGRTDRQRTNLTDKGRELRTAGREDAARPMGEDRIFPDVPEETLTGEVPRGHGQERGGAGAGGAPAGQVPVEAASVVAEQEKGPEIQAGFGRGKEAMGTERRTKDTGFEESQAQHRKDVDAEIAADTEAQAGERGQAVSAVSQAREQWQREQDDKLAEIDGKTGTEHEKARKDIEDKRTKTDADVEKRTKDDNDRIGSEREKAEKGAEAKRDEGKKESGNWLSRAVDWVKDQFTKLKNAIVDLFNAARRAVTGIINEFKKAAFDLIDGARKFIVGAINVFADVLIGFGNVLLAAFPEARDKWRNFINNKRDAAINKVNEYADRLKKRVGELLDKLGKALTALLDVLEAGLLAAVSIVENAVVDALKFAEFALNTLGEFAAIAMDIASDPGGWIGKLKESAVDGAKNHLFNEVQRAVKAWFDQKVQEIVGVPKHMFDVLLKGCLTVAKIGRMAWEAVVANLPLIIGELVIEKVVARLIPGAGWVLAIIDGIKTAWGALQAILSAMNLVLGYLKAVKAGKAGPLFAKAVAAGVVALLEMLYQWLLSGIAKYVKKVTSKLKGLAGRLLKGFKGGRPAARKGQGLRVNQVRRDLRGAGEAIRDPRSTVPGAKPRPGRPKPPRLRPPRLRPSRPKPARPAAQRPTRPARPKAPPKPKQRPRRSGLPSKFTLQRVKQRAKRALGKVKAGLRSLGGRLRNSRIGRAFRENAARLRDMLKRQRDALRRRWEKLTGKGKGKDKDKPKPPGETMTDLDLPKANFRGDDRVMHTLLFDSRGRGAHLVVHSSPTGVARFLREWKQDIGALEPGTKASDQMAAWRAAYAAYRNAKSIQSRLPRKIPKGGGGTKWADDVMALRSQLNILAHSLALREHGAEKPPLPPTILPAFADGVRAPRYTKASYIQPKTPLGETSDKAKDGNPLGWKAIQAASLSGPPERWLRMHLLPERIGGKATGSNLVPAPLAVNNHFKDKVELAADEARSKPSIEDMIWYRVAVSFWPTPGHYPQSILAMWGGYRVNAGKWEEKKPSKSRTYGEAVHQPGAGDPRLNVTTAADSEIAAKLMTTPGFARRIIQLRPFLNVGQVVTKLQSYEASKPSGVQPLPDFQTVIDRINDLIAKKDLIV from the coding sequence ATGAGCGGGACACGGACGCACCGCCAGGAGACCGCGCGGGACGCGAAGGACGCCACCGGCCGGCAGCGTGGTCGCAAGGCCCGGGCGCCCAAGGCCCGCCGGCCCGAGCCCAAGGAGATCATCACCGGCGCCGGGCAGCCCCTCGACCTCGGCCTGCGCCGGGAGATGGAGGAGCGCCTGGGCCATGACTTCGAGCGGGTGCGGGTCCACACCGACCGGGACGCGGCGGCTCTCACCGACCTGCTCGGCGCCGACGCGGTGACGGTGGGCGAGGACATCTTCTTCGCCGAGGGGCGGTTCCGGCCGGGCACGGAGGACGGGCGGCGGCTGGTCGCGCACGAACTGCTGCACACCGTCCAGGCGCCCCATGCGCTGGGCGCCCTGCGGGCGGGCCGTGACCTCGGGGCCGTCAGTCTGCCCCGGGACCCGGTGGAGGTCCAGGCGGAGGACGGCGCACGGTCCGGGCGACGGCCCGAGGTGAGCCGGAGCGCCACCCCCGGCTGGCTGCGGTACGCCCGGGTCAGGGCCGACCAGTTCCGTACCGAACAGCTCGATCCGGCGACGCTGGTGGACCGGCTGGCGGCGGGCATCCTGCGCTCGCTGCGCGGCGACCCCACGGACTCCTCGGGGCGGGTGCGGCTGCAACTGGCCGGCTTCGCTCCACAACTTCAGGACGCCGTGCTGGAACGGCTCGCCCTGCGGCTGCCCTCCTCCGATCATCAGCGGGTGCTCGAACTGGTCCAGGAGGCCGAGACCTCCCCGGAGGGGAAGGCGTCGGGTGGTGCCCCGGAATCACTGGGCACCGCCGACGAGACCCTGTCGGACGAGCGGCGGAGCGAGCAGGACGACCAGCGGGCCGAGAACGAGCGGCAGGAGCGATCGCAGTCCGAGGAGCGAGAAGCCGGACAGCGGGAACGGCAGGACCCGGAGGAGCCACGGGACGCCGAGAGCGAGCGGGAGCGTCGCGACCGGGAGAGGCCGGGCGACGAACGGGCCGAGCGGGAGCGGGACCGGCAACGCGAGGCGGAACAGGAGCGGGCCCGGGACCGGGAGACCTCGGACGAGGACCGGCAGAAGGAGGCCGATCCGCGGCAGCGCCCTCCGGCGGAGGACCAGGACGGCAGCGCCGCCGAAGGGGAGCGGGCGCGGCGGAGCGAACAGTCACAGGCACAACAAGCGGCGCCTCCCGCCATGGCCGCGGTGGGTGCCGCACGGCCGCCGGGTGAACCGGGCGCTGTGGCACCGGTGTCCCGGTTCGCCGTCGTCGGAGCCGTCCGTACCGCCCCGGCGGCCGGTGCGAAGGCGGGGCACGAGAAGGTCGACGAGAACACCGTCGAGACCGTGGCCCTGGACCCCGCCGGCCCCTTGGCCAAGCACGGCCTCGCCAAGCAGGACGACTGTTCCGAGGAGCCGTCCCGCGAGGAGGAACCGCTGGGCATGGAGCCCGGCGCCCGGGACGAAGTACCGCTCCCCCCGGTCGAGACCGGCACAGCGGAGGAGGACGAGGAGCCGGCGCAGCCGGAGCCGCAGCAGGCACCCGCCCCCGCCGAGGAGACTCTGTCCGGCGACAAGCAGCCGGCCTCGCCGGACCCCGACCGGACGGACTGGGACGGTCCCGGCCCGGCTCCGGCCGTTCCCGACCCGGAGCCCGCCGAGACCTCGCCCGGCGACGCGGACGCGGAGGCCGAGGCCGACGCGAGCCCGGACGCCGGTGAGCGGAGCACCGCCGAAGCACCGTCGCAACAGCGTCCCGAACCCGAACCCGGGCCTCGGCAGGCCGACGACGAACTGTCCGACCGGGGGCTGGAGGACACCGTTCCGCCGGCCGGGAGCACGTGCGCCGACCCCGCGGCCCGCTCCGCACTGGCCGCCCCCGAGCCGGCGCCGGAACCCGCGGTCGCCCAGGCTCCCGAACCCGAGGAGACCGGAGAGGGCGGAGAGGCGCCGGAGGCCGAAGAACCTCTGGCGGCCTCACGGACAGCGGGTGGTGGGGCCTCCCTCGACGCGGGGCCGGGAGCGCCGGCCGGAGGGACCCCCGGTGGTGACGGTCCGGAACAGGTCGGCACCGACCCGGTCGGCGCGTCCGGCGGACTGGAGTCCGAGGCGGACGCCGACGCCGGGGCCACCGCATCCATGCCCGCCGACGCCTCCTTGGAGGACGGGGGTGGCGGCTGCGAGGGAACACCGGATGCCGCGCCCGGCGCCGCGATGGGTGGCGCCGCGCCCCGCGTCGGCGGGGGAGGCGGGGGCGGTGGGGCGCCCGCGGCACCGGCCAAGCGGGAACCGCCCGCTCCCGATGTGTCGCAGGCGGCGCCGGAGGCCGGGCTGACCACGCTGGCCAAACTCAAGCCGCACCAGGCGCGGTCGGCTCTGGGCGGGGTCAACCGGTCGGTGGGCCGTACGGTCGGCCGGGAGCGCTCCGCGGTCGAGGACAAGCCGCCCAGGATGCGGCGGCCCTCAGGTGCCCCGGGAACCCTGCACGGCCCCGCGAGGGTCGCGGCCCCCGGCGAGTACTCCAAGGACGCGGTGGGCAGGGTCGACGCCCCGCAAGGCCGTACCCCCGATGTCGAGGGCGGCACGGTGCCGAGCGGTGAGAACCCGGCCGAGAAGGTGGAGGAACCGGGCTGGTTCGACGTCGCCATGGGCATCCTGGGCAAGATCGCCAGCGCGTTCGTCTCGATGGACGACCTGACCGAGTCGCTGAGCGGGATGCCCACCCGGGACAAGTCGCTGAACACCACCGTGGGCAAGGCGTCCAAGGTCCCGGTCACGGAGGACGCCGACCCGGGGCGCACGGACCGGCAGCGCACCAACCTGACCGACAAGGGCCGGGAGCTGAGGACGGCGGGCCGGGAGGACGCGGCCAGGCCCATGGGCGAGGACCGGATCTTCCCCGACGTGCCCGAGGAGACGCTCACCGGCGAGGTCCCGAGGGGACACGGGCAGGAGCGCGGAGGAGCGGGCGCCGGGGGCGCCCCGGCCGGCCAGGTCCCGGTGGAGGCGGCGTCGGTGGTGGCGGAGCAGGAGAAGGGGCCCGAGATCCAGGCCGGGTTCGGCCGGGGCAAGGAGGCAATGGGCACCGAGCGCCGGACGAAGGACACCGGTTTCGAGGAGTCGCAGGCCCAGCACCGCAAGGACGTGGACGCCGAGATCGCCGCCGACACCGAGGCCCAGGCGGGAGAGCGCGGGCAGGCGGTGTCGGCGGTCTCCCAGGCCCGGGAGCAGTGGCAGCGGGAGCAGGACGACAAACTCGCCGAGATCGACGGCAAGACCGGCACGGAGCATGAGAAGGCCCGTAAGGACATCGAGGACAAGCGGACCAAGACCGACGCCGACGTCGAGAAGCGCACCAAGGACGACAACGACAGGATCGGGAGTGAGCGGGAGAAGGCCGAGAAGGGCGCCGAGGCCAAGCGCGACGAGGGTAAGAAGGAATCGGGGAACTGGCTGAGCCGGGCGGTCGACTGGGTCAAGGACCAGTTCACCAAGCTCAAGAACGCCATCGTCGACCTGTTCAACGCCGCCCGTCGTGCGGTCACCGGCATCATCAACGAGTTCAAGAAGGCCGCTTTCGACCTCATCGACGGCGCCCGGAAGTTCATCGTCGGGGCGATCAACGTCTTCGCGGACGTCCTGATCGGCTTCGGGAACGTCCTCCTGGCCGCGTTCCCCGAGGCCAGGGACAAATGGCGGAACTTCATCAACAACAAGCGCGACGCTGCCATCAACAAGGTCAACGAGTACGCCGACCGGTTGAAGAAGCGTGTGGGTGAGCTGCTCGACAAGCTCGGCAAGGCGCTGACCGCACTGCTCGACGTGCTGGAGGCCGGCCTCCTCGCGGCCGTGAGCATCGTCGAGAACGCCGTCGTCGACGCGCTGAAGTTCGCCGAGTTCGCGCTGAACACCCTCGGGGAGTTCGCGGCCATAGCGATGGACATCGCCAGTGACCCCGGTGGCTGGATCGGCAAGCTCAAGGAATCCGCCGTCGACGGCGCGAAGAACCACCTCTTCAACGAGGTCCAGCGTGCGGTGAAGGCATGGTTCGACCAGAAGGTCCAGGAGATCGTCGGCGTCCCCAAGCACATGTTCGACGTCCTGCTGAAGGGCTGTCTGACCGTCGCCAAGATCGGCCGGATGGCCTGGGAAGCGGTGGTGGCCAACCTGCCGCTGATCATCGGCGAGCTGGTCATCGAGAAGGTGGTGGCGAGATTGATCCCGGGCGCGGGCTGGGTCCTGGCCATCATCGACGGCATCAAGACCGCCTGGGGCGCCCTCCAGGCGATCCTCTCCGCGATGAACCTCGTGCTGGGCTACCTGAAGGCGGTCAAGGCGGGCAAGGCGGGCCCGCTCTTCGCGAAGGCGGTCGCCGCCGGTGTCGTGGCCCTGCTCGAAATGCTCTACCAGTGGCTGCTCAGCGGCATAGCCAAGTACGTGAAGAAGGTGACCTCCAAGCTGAAGGGCCTGGCGGGCCGGCTTCTCAAGGGCTTCAAGGGCGGTCGCCCGGCCGCGCGCAAGGGGCAGGGCCTCCGGGTCAACCAGGTCCGCAGGGACCTCCGGGGGGCGGGCGAGGCCATCCGCGACCCCAGGTCCACCGTCCCCGGGGCCAAGCCCCGGCCCGGCCGGCCGAAACCGCCGCGCTTGAGGCCGCCGCGCCTGAGGCCGTCGCGGCCGAAGCCCGCGCGCCCGGCGGCCCAGCGCCCCACGAGGCCGGCCAGGCCGAAGGCGCCGCCGAAGCCGAAGCAGAGGCCGAGGCGTTCGGGGTTGCCGTCGAAGTTCACCCTCCAGCGGGTCAAACAGCGGGCGAAGCGCGCTCTCGGAAAAGTGAAAGCCGGACTGAGGTCACTGGGCGGACGGCTGCGCAACAGCAGGATCGGCCGCGCCTTCCGGGAGAACGCGGCCCGGTTGAGGGACATGCTGAAGCGGCAGCGGGACGCGTTGCGGCGGCGCTGGGAGAAGCTGACGGGGAAGGGGAAGGGGAAGGACAAGGACAAGCCGAAGCCGCCCGGCGAGACCATGACGGATCTCGATCTGCCGAAGGCGAATTTCCGCGGCGACGACCGAGTGATGCACACGCTCCTGTTCGATTCCCGGGGACGCGGCGCGCATCTGGTCGTCCACAGCAGCCCGACGGGGGTGGCGCGGTTCCTCCGGGAGTGGAAGCAGGACATCGGTGCCCTGGAGCCCGGCACGAAGGCATCGGATCAAATGGCCGCCTGGCGTGCGGCCTATGCCGCCTACCGCAACGCGAAGAGCATCCAATCGCGACTTCCGCGCAAGATCCCCAAGGGAGGCGGCGGAACCAAATGGGCGGACGACGTCATGGCGCTCCGCTCGCAGTTGAACATTCTGGCCCATTCACTGGCGCTTCGGGAGCACGGTGCGGAGAAGCCGCCGTTGCCTCCGACGATCCTGCCCGCCTTCGCGGACGGCGTCCGGGCCCCGCGCTACACCAAGGCGTCGTACATCCAGCCGAAGACGCCCCTGGGAGAGACGTCCGACAAGGCGAAGGACGGCAATCCGCTGGGGTGGAAAGCAATCCAGGCCGCCTCGCTCTCCGGTCCCCCTGAGCGCTGGTTGCGCATGCACCTCCTTCCGGAGCGGATCGGCGGCAAGGCAACAGGGTCCAACCTGGTGCCGGCGCCACTCGCCGTGAACAACCACTTCAAGGACAAGGTGGAACTGGCCGCCGACGAGGCGAGGTCGAAGCCGAGCATCGAGGACATGATCTGGTACCGCGTCGCCGTCAGCTTCTGGCCGACGCCCGGGCACTATCCGCAATCCATCCTGGCCATGTGGGGCGGCTACCGGGTGAACGCCGGCAAGTGGGAGGAGAAGAAGCCCTCCAAGTCGCGGACCTAT
- a CDS encoding ATP-binding protein, with amino-acid sequence MGRYEETHQRALAAAVREVLDRLDAHASPSSEPTPAEAGGGPARPAVQADRPETALETVVSCFCLSPFERDVLVLAAAAETDPTTGPRCAAACGDPARAHPTFALALAALDDPHWSALTPVGPLRRWRLVELADETAPTTSRLRVDERILHFLVGVPYLDTRLHGLVRRRAAKEDELPPAHLTAADRVTGAWGAADVEGPPQVELVGADRETRWDVAAAAAEQAGLALYTASADDLPAEPAERDGLARLWQREAILLPAALLVETGDQQAGERQGERRAVVEAFLAELAVPLILSSDDPRPGGWSVRDRVTVEALTPQEQLRLWTGALKGVEGVREQDMRDLVAQFSLPAHVIRAAGAAVRRAPGGDAKRLAWTAGLAEARMSLDELGRRIEPRANWGDLVLGERQRDVLQEAVAHVRQRATVYQEWGFEAVLRRGLGVTALFAGGSGTGKTLAAEVIAGELGVDLFVIDLSQVVSKYIGETEKNLRRVFDAAERGGALLLFDEADALFGKRSDVKDSHDRYANLEVSYLLMRMEAYRGLAVLTTNMKQALDPAFMRRIRFVVDFPFPGVPERAEIWRRVVPEQTPSEGLDADRLAQLTVAGGSIRNIALAAAFLAAEEGTALRMRHMLAAARTEYLKLERSLTPSEVRGWV; translated from the coding sequence ATGGGCCGGTACGAGGAGACCCATCAGCGGGCCCTGGCCGCAGCCGTCCGGGAGGTGCTGGACCGTCTGGACGCGCACGCCTCGCCGTCGTCGGAGCCCACCCCGGCGGAGGCCGGTGGTGGGCCGGCGCGCCCGGCCGTTCAGGCGGACCGGCCGGAGACCGCCCTGGAGACCGTGGTGTCCTGCTTCTGTCTCAGCCCTTTCGAGCGCGATGTGCTGGTCCTCGCCGCCGCCGCCGAGACCGACCCCACCACCGGGCCCCGCTGTGCCGCCGCCTGCGGTGACCCGGCCCGGGCCCATCCCACGTTCGCCCTGGCGCTCGCGGCCCTGGACGACCCTCACTGGAGCGCCCTCACCCCGGTCGGACCGCTGCGGCGCTGGCGGCTGGTCGAGCTCGCCGACGAGACCGCGCCGACCACTTCCCGGTTGCGCGTCGACGAGCGCATCCTGCACTTCCTTGTCGGAGTGCCCTACCTGGACACCCGGCTGCACGGGCTGGTCCGACGCCGGGCCGCGAAAGAGGACGAACTCCCTCCCGCTCATCTGACGGCCGCCGACCGCGTCACCGGGGCCTGGGGCGCCGCCGACGTCGAAGGACCTCCCCAGGTCGAGCTCGTCGGCGCCGACCGGGAGACCCGGTGGGACGTCGCCGCGGCCGCCGCCGAACAAGCGGGCCTCGCCCTGTACACCGCGTCGGCCGACGACCTGCCCGCCGAGCCCGCCGAGCGGGACGGCCTCGCCAGGCTCTGGCAACGCGAGGCCATCCTCCTCCCGGCCGCCCTGCTGGTGGAGACCGGAGACCAGCAGGCCGGTGAGCGGCAGGGCGAACGGCGGGCCGTGGTGGAGGCGTTCCTCGCGGAGCTGGCCGTGCCACTGATCCTCTCCAGCGACGACCCCCGGCCCGGCGGATGGTCCGTACGCGACCGGGTCACCGTCGAAGCGCTCACCCCTCAGGAACAGCTACGGCTGTGGACCGGCGCCCTCAAAGGGGTCGAAGGGGTGCGGGAACAGGACATGCGTGACCTGGTCGCCCAGTTCTCGCTGCCCGCCCACGTCATCCGCGCCGCGGGCGCGGCCGTACGCCGGGCCCCCGGGGGCGACGCCAAACGGCTGGCCTGGACGGCGGGCCTCGCCGAGGCGCGGATGTCCCTGGACGAGCTCGGCCGCAGGATCGAGCCCCGGGCGAACTGGGGCGACCTGGTGCTCGGGGAACGGCAACGCGACGTGCTCCAGGAAGCGGTCGCCCACGTCCGGCAGCGGGCCACCGTCTACCAGGAGTGGGGGTTCGAAGCGGTGCTGCGCCGCGGACTCGGGGTGACCGCCCTGTTCGCCGGGGGCTCCGGAACGGGCAAGACCCTCGCCGCCGAGGTGATCGCCGGCGAGCTGGGCGTCGATCTCTTCGTCATCGACCTGTCCCAGGTGGTCAGCAAGTACATCGGCGAGACCGAGAAGAACCTGCGCCGCGTCTTCGACGCCGCCGAACGGGGCGGGGCGCTGCTGCTGTTCGACGAGGCCGACGCGTTGTTCGGCAAGCGGAGCGACGTCAAGGACAGTCATGACCGCTACGCCAACCTCGAGGTCAGCTACCTGCTGATGAGGATGGAGGCCTACCGGGGCCTGGCCGTGCTGACCACCAACATGAAACAGGCGCTCGACCCGGCGTTCATGCGCCGCATCCGCTTCGTCGTGGACTTCCCGTTCCCCGGGGTCCCGGAGCGGGCCGAGATCTGGCGGCGGGTCGTCCCCGAGCAGACACCCAGCGAGGGCCTGGACGCCGACCGCCTGGCCCAGCTCACGGTGGCGGGCGGCTCGATCAGGAACATCGCACTGGCCGCGGCGTTCCTGGCCGCGGAGGAGGGTACCGCGTTGCGCATGCGGCACATGCTGGCAGCCGCGCGCACCGAGTACCTCAAGCTGGAGCGCTCGCTGACCCCCTCGGAGGTACGCGGATGGGTGTGA
- a CDS encoding DUF4255 domain-containing protein — MSNSLAVATVTEALRLLIAHSVAPDVPFAVDVAARKPPAEPPTQPTITVFLHQVTPNGSLRGHDLPTRSGDGTLLRKPIAPLDLHYLISFYGDERELVAQRMLGSVVRTLHEVPSLPKELIEEAARSPFLAGTDLASSPLRVRFTPTKTDVDEMSKLWSTMIQTPFATSLTYQGTAVFIEGNEDPVAGKPVLKRTVRAIPTRQPLVDRVLSRPAGSPPGTEPVEGPVPAGHELVVLGAGLRADRVTARVGGLDVPLPAGRVRDDRAVVDVPPALPPGVHTVQLLHGLELGIPPKPHWALESNAAVFARRPGITGTIRVEDATGTDAVDAVLVLDLDMPVRTDQRVLLLLDEKRPPSDRPAAGYQFRAPFPLGERPDPSVVRIRIRGVRPAVYLVRVQVDGVQSALTLSAEGTFDAPAVDLSDTN, encoded by the coding sequence GTGAGCAACTCCCTGGCCGTCGCCACCGTCACCGAGGCCCTGCGGCTGCTGATCGCGCACTCCGTCGCGCCCGACGTCCCGTTCGCCGTCGACGTCGCGGCCCGCAAACCGCCCGCCGAGCCGCCGACCCAGCCCACCATCACCGTCTTCCTCCACCAAGTCACCCCCAACGGCTCGCTGCGCGGCCATGACCTGCCCACCCGCAGCGGCGACGGCACCCTGCTCAGGAAGCCGATCGCCCCCCTCGACCTGCACTACCTGATCAGCTTCTACGGCGACGAACGCGAACTCGTCGCCCAGCGGATGCTCGGCTCGGTGGTCCGCACCCTGCACGAAGTTCCCTCCCTGCCGAAGGAATTGATCGAGGAGGCGGCGCGGTCCCCCTTCCTGGCCGGCACCGATCTGGCGTCCTCACCGCTGCGGGTGCGGTTCACGCCGACCAAAACGGATGTCGACGAGATGTCCAAGCTCTGGTCCACGATGATCCAGACGCCCTTCGCGACGTCCCTCACGTACCAGGGCACCGCCGTGTTCATCGAAGGCAACGAGGACCCGGTGGCGGGCAAACCGGTGCTCAAGCGCACGGTACGGGCCATCCCCACCAGACAGCCCCTCGTCGACCGCGTCCTCTCCCGCCCGGCCGGATCACCGCCCGGCACCGAACCGGTGGAAGGCCCGGTCCCGGCCGGCCATGAACTCGTCGTCCTCGGCGCCGGGCTGCGCGCCGACCGGGTGACGGCCCGGGTGGGCGGTCTGGACGTGCCCTTGCCGGCGGGCCGGGTGCGCGACGACCGGGCGGTCGTCGACGTACCGCCGGCGCTGCCACCCGGGGTCCACACGGTGCAACTGCTGCACGGACTGGAGCTCGGAATCCCCCCGAAGCCGCACTGGGCACTGGAATCCAACGCGGCGGTCTTCGCCCGTCGCCCCGGGATCACCGGAACCATCCGCGTGGAGGACGCCACCGGGACCGACGCCGTCGACGCGGTCCTGGTGCTCGACCTGGACATGCCGGTCCGCACGGATCAGCGGGTACTGCTGCTGCTCGACGAGAAGCGGCCTCCGTCGGACCGGCCGGCTGCCGGATACCAGTTCCGGGCCCCGTTCCCGCTGGGCGAGCGGCCCGACCCGAGCGTCGTCCGGATCCGGATCAGGGGAGTGCGCCCCGCCGTCTATCTGGTCCGGGTCCAGGTGGACGGGGTGCAGAGCGCCCTGACGCTGTCCGCGGAGGGGACGTTCGACGCACCCGCGGTCGACCTGTCCGACACGAACTGA
- a CDS encoding phage tail protein, with the protein MAEFTVNAQRFDPYKNFKFLVVWDGRVVAGVSKISPLKRTTEVVKHRNGGDASSPRKSPGRTEFEAVTLERGVTHDTEFDRWANKVWMVGAGRGSEVSLADFRKDIVIQVLNEAGQVAVSHKLYRAWISEYQIVGELDANANAVAIQSLKLECEGWERDYEVPEPEEPSYQQPA; encoded by the coding sequence ATGGCCGAGTTCACGGTCAACGCGCAGCGGTTCGACCCGTACAAGAACTTCAAGTTCCTGGTCGTCTGGGACGGGCGCGTCGTCGCAGGCGTCAGCAAGATCAGTCCACTCAAGCGCACCACCGAGGTGGTCAAGCACCGCAACGGCGGTGACGCCAGCTCCCCGCGCAAGTCGCCGGGGCGCACCGAGTTCGAGGCCGTCACGCTGGAGCGCGGCGTCACCCACGACACCGAGTTCGACCGCTGGGCGAACAAGGTGTGGATGGTCGGCGCCGGCCGCGGCTCCGAGGTCTCGCTGGCCGACTTCCGCAAGGACATCGTCATCCAGGTGCTCAACGAGGCGGGCCAGGTCGCGGTCTCCCACAAGCTCTACCGCGCCTGGATCAGCGAGTACCAGATCGTCGGGGAACTGGACGCCAACGCCAACGCGGTGGCGATCCAGAGCCTCAAGCTCGAATGCGAGGGCTGGGAGCGGGACTACGAGGTCCCGGAGCCCGAGGAGCCCTCGTACCAGCAGCCGGCCTAG